From the Acidobacteriota bacterium genome, the window ATAAGCCCGGCGCGTGGTCGTTGAATTTGTAGCGCGTCGTGGCAATGTACGCCGTCGCCTTGTCGTGCGGCGAAACTTCAATCGCGTTGATCAGGCATTCGGCCAAGCCTTTGGGCGTGACGTTTTTCCAGTTTGCGCCTCCGTCGCGGGTCACATAAACGAACCCGTCATCGCTGCCCGTCCAGATCACACCTTTTTCGTGCGGCGATTCCATGATGTAACTCAGGGTGCCGTAATTTTCCGCGCCGACGGCTTCGTTGGTGTACGGGCCGCCGCCTTTTCCCTGTTTGTCTTTTTCATTGCGCGTCAGGTCTGGCGAAACTTCTTTCCAGGTTTTGCCCAGGTCGCTGGTTTTCAGCAGGTATTGCGAACCGTGGTAATACGTGTTCGGTTCGTGCTTGCTCCAGATAATCGGCGCATTCCAATTGAACCGATATTTGATGTCTTTTGCATCCATGCCGAGGTATTGAATCGGCGCAGCCATGATATTTGTTGAAGCCTTGGCCTGCGTGTCCAGGACCTCAATCGTGCCCTGATAACTGCCGCCCAAAACATATCTGGGGTTGTTTGGGTCGAAGGCAAGAAACGCGCTTTCGCCACCCGCCGATGATGTCCAGCTTCCCGCACCGATTCCGCCGCTGCCCAATTCGCGGCTGGCAATCGAAACGGACGTGTTGTCCTGTTGCCCGCCGTATATGCGATAGGGAAACTGATTGTCCACGTTGATGCGATAGAACTGCGCGGTCGGCATGTTGCTTTGCGCGCTAAAGCTTTTGCCGCCGTTGAAAGTGACTGCTGAACCGCCGTCATTCGAGATAATGAAGTTGTTCGGATTGTCGGGGTTGATCCACAGATCGTGGTAATCGCCGTGCGTGCCGGACAGGTTTTCCCAGGTTCTGCCGCCGTCTTTTGACCGCAAGGCAGGCGCGCTCAACACATAAATCGTGTTTTCATTTTTCGGGTCTACGAACAGCTCGATGTAATACCAGGCGCGTTGTGTCAACCGGTGATCGTTCGTTACGCGACTCCACTTTTTGCCCGCATCGTTTGAAACGAACAGGCCGCCCGCTTCTTTGTCCGAGTCGCTTTCGATCAACGCCCAAACCTTTTCCGGGTTGGAACGGCTGACCGCGATGGACATCTTGCCCAGTTCTTCGGGCAAACCTTCTTTCAATTTTTCCCAGGTTTCGCCTTGGTCTGTGGATTTATACAAGCCGCTGCCGGGGCCGCCGCTGATGACTTTCCACGGCAACCGACCATGTTCCCACATGGCGGCGTACAGGATGCGCGGATTCGTCATATCCATCGAAAGCTCCGCCGCGCCGGTCTTGTTGTCCACAAACAGCACGTTTTTCCACGTCGCGCCGCCGTCCGAAGATTTATAAATTCCGCGCTCCGATGATTGCCCATACAGCGCGCCTTGTGCCGCGACTAACACGATGTTCGGATTTTTCGGATCCACCACGATGCGCGAAATGTGCCGCGTCGCTTCCAGCCCAATGCGCTTCCAGGTTTTTCCAGCGTCCGTGGATTTATAAACGCCATCGCCCGAATGCGTCATCACGCCGCGCACAGCATGTTCGCCCGTGCCGACATACACGACGTTCGGATCGCTTTCGGCAACGGCAATCGCGCCAATCGTGCCGGTTTTGAAATACCCGTCGGAAATGTTTCGCCAGCTAATGCCCGCGTCGTCGGTTTTCCAAAGTCCGCCGCCCGTCGTTCCCATGTAATACGTCATTGGATCGCCGATCACGCCGCAACCGGCATTGGAACGTCCACCGCGAAATGGCCCGATCGAGCGCCATTTCACGGCTTTGAATATGTTGTTGAGATCGTCTGCCGCATTCTGCGGAGTTTGCGCGAACAGTTGACCAACAAGAAAACAGAAAATGAAAAACACGAGCAGTTTTTTTGCCATAACTGGAAACCCACAATTTTTAGAAGTTGTCAGATTAGTTTGATACCGCTTTGTGCCTGCAATGTAGCTGAGATTCCGCGTTCGTGCCAGACTTCATGCGAGTGACAACCTCTTCAATTTTCGCCCGGCGAAACCGGGTGGCCCAATCCCATCTTAAAAGCGCGTGCGCTCTTTTTACACAACACGGCAACGTATAAACTGAGTGCCCTTAATTTAATCGCAACCCTGTTGGTGAACTATGAAAAGATTACAGAACCTCGTCGCTCCGGCGGCTTTCTTGTTTCTGCTGAGCCTTGCGCCGGTTGGGTCGCAGACGTTGTCCGGCCGAATGGCGCACGCCTCATCGTCAACACACGCCGCTCCTGCCGGAGCGCCGAACGTGTTGGTCGTGTTGCTGGATGATGCCGGGTATGGGCAGACTTCCACCTTTGGCGGCTTGGTGCCCACACCGACGCTCGATGCGCTGGCGGCCAATGGGTTGCGCTACACGCGTTTTCACGTGGCGGCGCTGTGTTCGCCGACGCGCGCTTCGCTGTTGACGGGGCGCAATCATCACGCTGTCGGGATGGGTACGATTGTCAACTGGTCGAATGGGAATCCGGGATATACGGGCTCAATACCGAAATCGGCGGCATTCGTGTCTGAAACGATGCGCCAGAATGGATACGCCACAGCCAGCATCGGCAAATGGCATTTGATTCCCGACCCTGAAACGACACTGGCCGGGCCGTTCGATCATTGGCCGACGCATCAGGGCTTTGATTACTTTTACGGATTTATCGGCGCGCAAACCGATCAGTGGAATCCCGAACTGACCGAAGGCACGAAACCTGTGCGAATGGTTGCGCCACCTGGACGCGCCAGCGATTACACTGTCAATGAAGACCTGGCCAATCACGCGCGCGCGTGGATTCTTCAACAAAAAGCCCTGGCTCCGGACAGGCCTCTGTTTATGTACTACGCCACCGGCGCGACGCATTCGCCGATGCAAGCGCCCAAAGCGTGGATTGACAAGTTTCGTGGCAAATTCGATATGGGTTGGGATGAATACCGCAAGCTTGTGTTTGAGCGCCAGAAGAAACTCGGCGTCATCCCGCCCGATACCGTGTTGACACCGCGCCCGGCGGAATTACCCGCATGGGATTCGCTCAGCGCCGACGAAAAGAAAATCGCGGCGCGGATGATGGAACTCTTTGCCGGTTTTATGGCGCAAACCGATTATGAAGTCGGGCGCGTCATCGAAGCCTTTCGCCAAACGGGTCAATTCGACAACACGATGATTGTTTACATTCCCGGCGATAATGGCGCGAGTATGGAAGGCAATCTCAAAGGCACGGACAACATGATGGAACAGGTCAACGGCATCGAATCAACGCCAGCCGAAATGTTGCGGCGATTGGATGCTCTGGGCGGCCCGCTTTCGAACGCGCAATATCCCGCCGGTTGGGCTTGGGCGGGCAATACGCCGTTTCAATGGGGCAAACGCATCGGTTCGCATTTGGGCGGAACGCGCGATCCGATGGTCGTTTCCTGGCTTGGACACATCAGCGATGTCGGCGGGATTCGTTCGCAATATGTCCACGTGATTGACGTGGTGCCCACCATTCTTGCCGCAGCGGGCATTGCGCCGCCCGATTCCGTCAATGGCGTAACGCAGCAACCTATGGACGGCATAAGCTTTCTGCCGACGCTGACCGATCCGAACGCGCCGGAATATCGCAAGACGCAATACTTCGAAATGCACGGCAATCGTTCGATTTACCACAACGGATGGGTCGCCGTGCAGCGAACGGCGCTGTTGCCGTGGGGCTATACGACGCCTGCCGATGCGGCTTCGCCTGCTTGGGAACTGTACGATTTGAACCACGATTATTCCGAAGCGAACGATTTGGCGGGCGCCAACCCTGAAAAGCTCGAAGAGTTGAAACGATTATTTGAAACGGAAGGAGAGCGCAACAAGGTCTTCCCCATTGATCCGCGCGTGTTCGGACGCCAGCATCCCAATCCGCCACCGCCCGGCGGTCGCGCGTTTTACACGTTCTATCCGGGTGCCATTCTTCTGTACGACGCGCTGGCGCCGGGCACGCGCAATCGCACGCACACGTTCACTGCTTATGTTGACATTCCGAAAAGTGGCGCTGAAGGCGTGTTGGTGGCCGAAGGCGGCGTGTCTTCCGGATACACGCTGTATCTGAAAAATGGACGTCCGATGTATACGTACAATTACTTTCGCCGCGAAGTCACGAACCTGGCCGCAAAAGCTCCGCTGCCCGCAGGCAAATCCGTGATCGAACTCCGCTTCATTTATGACGGTGGCGGCGTTGGCAAAGGCGCAACCGTGCGGCTGTTGGTCAATGGCAAGCTTGCGGATGAAGCTCGTTTGCCGCGCACCGTTCCGCGGGCATATGCGTTCGAGGAAACCTTTGACGTCGGCGAAGACACCGCCTCGCCCGTTGGCGCGTACGAAGCGCCGTTTCGCTTCACGGGCACGCTGGAACGGCTAGAATTGCGCGCAGACCCGCCACCGCCGCCCAATCAAAAATAGACGTTTTTTGATTGGGCTTATGCCTTTCTTCACGGCGGAAAAGCGACTTGGTGCGTTTGCACAGGCTCTGCGTCACTGCGCATCGCCCACCTCATACGCATTACTGACACGCAGTTTCACGCGAAAGCTGCCGAGGTTATTTTGCCAGTGGCCGTTGTCATTGACGGCAAGGTAAAGACGGCCTTCGCCCAAACCGGTTTTGTCCAAACGCCGCCCTACCAGAAAGCGCGGCCCCGCAACACCGACTTTGCCGACGATGGCGCCGAAAGGAAATCCATCCACCAGATTTGTTTTGTAATTCGGCCCCGGCACTTTAATGCCGTCGGCGTCCGCAGCCCATCCATCAATTGCAAAGGCAAGCCGCACAAACCCATTGGCTGTCACTTCGACACGCGATTGCGGGCTGAGAATCACGCCGGTGTCAAGAAATTCGATTTGCGTGCAATGCCGCAAGGCTTG encodes:
- a CDS encoding glycosyl hydrolase, whose product is MAKKLLVFFIFCFLVGQLFAQTPQNAADDLNNIFKAVKWRSIGPFRGGRSNAGCGVIGDPMTYYMGTTGGGLWKTDDAGISWRNISDGYFKTGTIGAIAVAESDPNVVYVGTGEHAVRGVMTHSGDGVYKSTDAGKTWKRIGLEATRHISRIVVDPKNPNIVLVAAQGALYGQSSERGIYKSSDGGATWKNVLFVDNKTGAAELSMDMTNPRILYAAMWEHGRLPWKVISGGPGSGLYKSTDQGETWEKLKEGLPEELGKMSIAVSRSNPEKVWALIESDSDKEAGGLFVSNDAGKKWSRVTNDHRLTQRAWYYIELFVDPKNENTIYVLSAPALRSKDGGRTWENLSGTHGDYHDLWINPDNPNNFIISNDGGSAVTFNGGKSFSAQSNMPTAQFYRINVDNQFPYRIYGGQQDNTSVSIASRELGSGGIGAGSWTSSAGGESAFLAFDPNNPRYVLGGSYQGTIEVLDTQAKASTNIMAAPIQYLGMDAKDIKYRFNWNAPIIWSKHEPNTYYHGSQYLLKTSDLGKTWKEVSPDLTRNEKDKQGKGGGPYTNEAVGAENYGTLSYIMESPHEKGVIWTGSDDGFVYVTRDGGANWKNVTPKGLAECLINAIEVSPHDKATAYIATTRYKFNDHAPGLYKTTDYGNTWTKIDSGIPLNAFTRVVREDDVRKDLLFAGTELGLFLSWDGGKNWSPFQLNLPVTPITDLRIHKGNLIAATSGRSFWILDDLSVIRQYKPNAAAFAVYRPDNAPLVNGGSELDGADAEFTGANPFRGVNPASGIVLYYQLPELKKDEHISLEIKDAAGNLVRSFSSKADEKYLKYDGGPKVEPQLPKDKGLNRFVWDMRYATMPGVPGVYIESSYAGHKAPPGKYSLTLKMGDQTLSTEAEILANPLYPTTAAAYAEYHRVMSGMESELTLMHRMTNSLFEKQKQLEALLATLPADDKVSAAKTEGEALIKKMKAWDEDMVQRKAKAYDDVDNFANKFTANYLFLINQTESDIPSVNQPSLDRMKELNQQWAALKARASEMLDKDLPSLNKRLWELGLGAIWKN
- a CDS encoding arylsulfatase, producing the protein MKRLQNLVAPAAFLFLLSLAPVGSQTLSGRMAHASSSTHAAPAGAPNVLVVLLDDAGYGQTSTFGGLVPTPTLDALAANGLRYTRFHVAALCSPTRASLLTGRNHHAVGMGTIVNWSNGNPGYTGSIPKSAAFVSETMRQNGYATASIGKWHLIPDPETTLAGPFDHWPTHQGFDYFYGFIGAQTDQWNPELTEGTKPVRMVAPPGRASDYTVNEDLANHARAWILQQKALAPDRPLFMYYATGATHSPMQAPKAWIDKFRGKFDMGWDEYRKLVFERQKKLGVIPPDTVLTPRPAELPAWDSLSADEKKIAARMMELFAGFMAQTDYEVGRVIEAFRQTGQFDNTMIVYIPGDNGASMEGNLKGTDNMMEQVNGIESTPAEMLRRLDALGGPLSNAQYPAGWAWAGNTPFQWGKRIGSHLGGTRDPMVVSWLGHISDVGGIRSQYVHVIDVVPTILAAAGIAPPDSVNGVTQQPMDGISFLPTLTDPNAPEYRKTQYFEMHGNRSIYHNGWVAVQRTALLPWGYTTPADAASPAWELYDLNHDYSEANDLAGANPEKLEELKRLFETEGERNKVFPIDPRVFGRQHPNPPPPGGRAFYTFYPGAILLYDALAPGTRNRTHTFTAYVDIPKSGAEGVLVAEGGVSSGYTLYLKNGRPMYTYNYFRREVTNLAAKAPLPAGKSVIELRFIYDGGGVGKGATVRLLVNGKLADEARLPRTVPRAYAFEETFDVGEDTASPVGAYEAPFRFTGTLERLELRADPPPPPNQK